A window from Acidobacteriota bacterium encodes these proteins:
- a CDS encoding endonuclease MutS2 — MDERTLDTLELGALIALAARHVQTPSGRKRLEGLRPSADRDEIAAALDLTAECAGFLAASGRFGLAGVEDLDPVMERLHIEGTALEPRQILALERLLSAGRGLRESIRAAAAPGLFPILGRMAAGIPDTRPLLEEIHGKILPSGEIDDGASPGLRAVRREIAERRHRIQRTLESILRASPQAVQEDIITFRNGRFVIPVRTDSRTRVPGVMHGLSSSGQTTFVEPMSVIDQNNDLVRLQEEEAIEIARILRALTDLLRQSAGSLRALLELVTELDVAQARALFAEEFECVAPRISEDGTCQLADARHPVLEHSLRRAGGAPVPISLELDGEHNVLVISGPNAGGKTVALKTAGLLSLMAQMGFHVPARAARLPVFRQVFADIGDHQSIAANLSTFTAHMRNIAEAAGRLAPPALVLLDEVGTGTDPDEGAALAIAIVDHFRRSGAVTIASTHYPRLKMWAEQTPGVENASVEFDERTLRPTYRLILGTAGASSGIEIARRMKLPEEIAAAASALIEPDHARAREYLRRLKETLDEQESLGKALVEERAAVAEKYASLERDFARKERERGSEFRAALERVVEDFQKESEGALRAIKDRADASRARRAAEGEAARLRRRAGRVTAAAASPAEAGAGSAQGGTPAAEGGGEIGPGDRVRVLALDREGVVEGIQGETYVVAIGALRYRSERGGLLRLGPGLPPERAAWQAAPAEEAPAPALELKVIGLTADEALDRVDRFMDQAVVAGLETVRIIHGHGKGILRRAVAEYLSSHPRVQGFRLAPPEAGGGGATIVELCR; from the coding sequence ATGGACGAACGGACACTGGACACACTCGAACTCGGGGCGCTGATCGCCCTGGCCGCCCGGCACGTGCAGACGCCCTCCGGCCGGAAGCGGCTGGAGGGCCTGCGCCCGTCCGCCGACCGGGACGAAATCGCCGCGGCGCTCGACCTCACCGCCGAGTGCGCGGGGTTTCTCGCCGCGAGCGGCCGGTTCGGCCTGGCGGGGGTCGAGGATCTCGACCCGGTGATGGAGCGGCTCCACATCGAGGGGACGGCGCTCGAACCGCGGCAGATCCTCGCGCTCGAGAGGCTCCTCTCCGCCGGCAGGGGGCTCCGGGAATCGATCCGCGCCGCCGCGGCCCCGGGCCTCTTCCCCATCCTGGGGCGCATGGCGGCCGGGATCCCGGACACCCGCCCGTTGCTCGAGGAGATCCACGGCAAGATCCTGCCCAGCGGCGAAATCGACGACGGCGCCAGCCCCGGGCTCCGGGCCGTCCGCAGGGAGATCGCCGAACGCCGGCACCGCATCCAGCGCACCCTCGAATCGATCCTGCGCGCCTCCCCGCAGGCGGTCCAGGAGGACATCATCACCTTCCGCAACGGCCGCTTCGTCATCCCGGTCCGGACCGATTCGCGCACCCGGGTCCCCGGCGTCATGCACGGGCTCTCCTCCAGCGGGCAGACCACCTTCGTGGAACCGATGTCCGTCATCGACCAGAACAACGACCTCGTCCGCCTCCAGGAGGAGGAGGCGATCGAAATCGCCCGCATCCTCCGCGCCCTGACCGACCTCCTCCGGCAGAGCGCCGGTTCGCTGCGCGCCCTCCTCGAGCTGGTCACCGAGCTGGATGTCGCCCAGGCGAGAGCCCTCTTCGCCGAGGAGTTCGAGTGCGTCGCGCCGCGGATCTCGGAAGACGGGACCTGCCAACTGGCCGACGCGCGCCACCCGGTACTCGAGCACTCCCTGCGCCGCGCGGGGGGGGCCCCGGTCCCCATTTCGCTCGAACTGGACGGGGAGCACAACGTGCTGGTGATCAGCGGCCCGAACGCCGGGGGGAAAACGGTCGCGCTCAAGACCGCGGGGCTCCTTTCGCTGATGGCGCAGATGGGGTTTCACGTCCCGGCGCGCGCCGCACGGCTGCCGGTGTTCAGGCAGGTTTTCGCCGACATCGGCGACCACCAGTCGATCGCCGCCAACCTCTCGACCTTTACGGCCCACATGCGCAACATCGCGGAAGCGGCCGGCCGGCTGGCGCCCCCGGCCCTCGTGCTGCTCGACGAAGTCGGCACCGGGACCGACCCGGACGAAGGGGCGGCCCTGGCGATCGCCATCGTGGACCACTTCCGCCGGAGCGGGGCCGTCACGATCGCCTCCACGCACTACCCCCGGCTGAAGATGTGGGCGGAGCAGACGCCGGGGGTGGAGAACGCCTCGGTCGAATTCGACGAGCGCACCCTGCGTCCCACCTACCGGCTGATCCTGGGAACCGCGGGGGCCTCCTCCGGCATCGAAATCGCCCGCAGGATGAAGCTCCCCGAGGAGATCGCGGCCGCCGCCTCCGCCCTCATCGAGCCCGATCACGCGCGGGCGCGGGAATATCTCCGCAGGCTGAAGGAGACGCTGGACGAACAGGAGTCGCTCGGCAAGGCGCTCGTCGAGGAGCGCGCGGCGGTCGCCGAAAAGTATGCTTCCCTCGAGCGGGATTTCGCCCGGAAGGAACGGGAGCGCGGATCGGAGTTCAGGGCCGCCCTCGAGCGCGTGGTCGAGGATTTCCAGAAGGAGAGCGAGGGCGCCCTGCGCGCGATCAAGGACCGCGCCGATGCTTCCCGCGCGCGCCGGGCGGCCGAGGGCGAGGCCGCGCGCCTGCGCCGCCGGGCCGGGCGCGTGACCGCGGCGGCGGCGAGTCCCGCGGAGGCGGGGGCGGGTTCGGCGCAAGGGGGGACGCCTGCCGCGGAAGGAGGGGGGGAGATCGGCCCGGGGGACCGCGTACGCGTTCTCGCGCTCGACCGGGAGGGGGTGGTGGAGGGGATCCAGGGGGAGACCTACGTCGTCGCGATCGGAGCCCTGCGCTATCGTTCCGAGCGCGGGGGGCTCCTGCGGCTCGGCCCGGGATTGCCGCCGGAGAGGGCCGCCTGGCAGGCGGCCCCGGCGGAGGAGGCCCCGGCCCCCGCCCTGGAACTCAAGGTGATCGGGCTCACGGCCGACGAGGCCCTGGACCGGGTCGACCGGTTCATGGACCAGGCTGTCGTGGCGGGGCTGGAAACCGTCCGCATCATCCACGGGCACGGCAAGGGGATTTTGCGCCGGGCGGTCGCGGAGTACCTTTCTTCGCACCCCCGGGTGCAGGGATTCAGGCTCGCCCCCCCCGAGGCGGGGGGGGGCGGCGCCACCATCGTCGAGCTGTGCCGGTGA
- a CDS encoding PBP1A family penicillin-binding protein translates to MKKVPMSPANGKIRSLFHPARKIVAGVAALLLLLLFGGAAGCYHRYSGMIDERLSGKRLGAESRIFTAPRRIWVGESVSQEELIAYLKASGYSMAADEDSAGRIVATDTSIQIRPSADSYFNGRNALSVDFSGGGISQLRSLDSGERLMSAEIEPELITGLFGRNREKRRPMSYGEFPPILLQAVLCAEDRRFFEHPGFDPVRVIGAAWTDIRRGEKAQGASTITMQVARSFFFSTKRQWRRKARETLMALVLEHRFSKEKIFELYANEVYLGNRGSYAIHGFGEAAQAYFGRDLRELNLAQYAFLAGIIHAPNRYSSAERRPERGAEARDRVLVKMKDAGVITAEAARSARGLPLGLVRGTYGASPSGHFVDMVKDDLLDRFSEDSLGAQRYRIYTTLDSDLQRAAMEAVEWGLANVDAQLEKTYARLREKGEKVLLPQVALVALDPHTGEVKALVGGRDYASSQLNHCLTRRQPGSVFKPFVYAAALESALTDEGRLWTPISQIVDEPTVFYFDGKEYRPDNYGGEYLGPVTVRDALVHSLNVATVKLAAEVGYGPVARFARRMGLPADIRPTPAMALGAYELSPLEVARGYTPLANYGSACEPIYLRSVRNAAGDSIHENPYRRRSVLDPRVAYLVTDMMEDVIDRGTGAGVRRRGLRVPAAGKTGTSHDGWFAGYTTNLLTVVWVGFDDNRELRLSGAHSAGPIWGEFMKRAVSLPGFSDARSFERPEGVVEVSLDADSLMLAQPECPVVRREVFIAGTEPTEFCSLHGTSTMDRLLRPFSWMGDLF, encoded by the coding sequence ATGAAGAAAGTCCCGATGTCCCCCGCAAATGGAAAAATCCGTTCCCTCTTCCACCCCGCCCGGAAGATCGTGGCGGGCGTGGCCGCCCTCCTGCTTCTCCTGCTTTTCGGGGGGGCGGCGGGATGCTATCACCGCTATTCGGGCATGATCGACGAGCGGCTCTCGGGGAAGAGGCTCGGGGCCGAGTCGCGCATCTTCACCGCCCCCCGGCGGATCTGGGTCGGCGAAAGCGTATCGCAGGAGGAACTGATCGCGTACCTCAAGGCCTCGGGCTACTCCATGGCCGCGGATGAGGATAGCGCCGGCCGGATCGTGGCGACCGACACCTCCATCCAGATCCGGCCGTCGGCCGATTCCTATTTCAACGGCAGGAACGCGCTCAGCGTCGATTTCTCGGGGGGGGGCATTTCCCAGCTGCGCTCGCTCGACAGCGGGGAGAGGCTGATGTCGGCCGAAATCGAACCGGAGCTGATCACCGGCCTCTTCGGCCGGAACCGGGAAAAGCGCCGGCCGATGAGCTACGGGGAGTTCCCCCCCATCCTGCTCCAGGCGGTGCTCTGCGCCGAGGACCGGCGTTTCTTCGAGCACCCCGGGTTTGATCCCGTCAGGGTGATCGGGGCGGCGTGGACCGACATCCGGCGCGGGGAAAAGGCGCAGGGGGCCAGTACCATCACGATGCAGGTCGCGCGCAGCTTCTTCTTTTCCACCAAGCGGCAGTGGCGGCGCAAGGCCCGGGAGACCCTGATGGCCCTGGTCCTCGAGCACCGGTTCAGCAAGGAAAAGATCTTCGAGCTTTACGCCAACGAGGTCTACCTGGGCAACCGCGGCAGCTACGCCATCCACGGTTTCGGGGAGGCGGCCCAGGCCTATTTCGGCAGGGACCTGCGGGAGCTCAACCTGGCCCAGTACGCTTTCCTGGCCGGGATCATCCACGCGCCCAACCGGTATTCCTCCGCCGAGCGCCGGCCCGAGAGGGGGGCGGAGGCGCGCGACCGGGTCCTGGTGAAGATGAAGGACGCCGGGGTGATCACGGCCGAGGCTGCCCGGTCGGCCCGGGGCCTTCCGCTCGGGCTGGTGCGGGGGACCTACGGCGCGAGTCCCTCGGGCCATTTTGTCGACATGGTCAAGGACGACCTGCTCGACAGGTTTTCCGAGGACTCCCTCGGCGCACAGCGGTACCGGATCTACACCACGCTCGATTCGGATCTGCAGCGGGCGGCCATGGAGGCCGTGGAATGGGGGCTCGCCAACGTCGACGCCCAGCTCGAGAAGACCTACGCCCGCCTGAGGGAGAAGGGGGAAAAGGTCCTCCTGCCGCAGGTCGCCCTGGTGGCCCTCGACCCGCACACGGGCGAAGTCAAGGCGCTGGTGGGGGGGCGGGACTACGCCTCGAGCCAGCTCAACCACTGCCTGACGCGGCGCCAGCCCGGGAGCGTCTTCAAGCCGTTCGTGTACGCGGCCGCTCTGGAAAGCGCCCTGACCGATGAGGGGAGGCTCTGGACCCCCATTTCGCAGATAGTGGACGAGCCCACCGTTTTCTACTTCGATGGCAAGGAGTACAGGCCCGACAACTACGGCGGCGAATACCTCGGCCCCGTCACCGTGCGCGACGCGCTGGTGCATTCGCTCAACGTCGCCACCGTCAAGCTGGCCGCGGAGGTGGGGTACGGTCCCGTGGCGCGGTTCGCGAGGAGGATGGGGCTCCCCGCCGACATCAGGCCCACGCCGGCCATGGCCCTGGGCGCCTACGAACTGAGCCCGCTCGAGGTGGCCCGGGGTTACACCCCGCTGGCGAATTACGGTTCGGCCTGCGAGCCGATCTATCTGAGGAGCGTCCGCAACGCGGCGGGGGACTCCATCCACGAGAACCCCTACCGGCGTCGGTCGGTCCTGGACCCGCGCGTGGCCTATCTCGTGACCGACATGATGGAGGACGTCATCGACCGCGGCACCGGGGCGGGGGTGAGGCGCCGCGGGTTGCGCGTGCCCGCGGCGGGGAAGACCGGGACGTCCCACGACGGGTGGTTCGCGGGCTACACGACCAACCTGCTGACGGTCGTCTGGGTGGGGTTTGACGACAACCGGGAACTCCGGCTCTCCGGGGCCCATTCTGCGGGCCCGATCTGGGGGGAGTTCATGAAGCGGGCGGTGTCCTTGCCCGGTTTTTCCGACGCCCGGTCGTTCGAGCGGCCCGAGGGGGTGGTGGAGGTGAGCCTCGACGCCGACAGCCTGATGCTGGCCCAGCCCGAGTGCCCCGTGGTGCGGCGGGAGGTCTTCATCGCCGGCACCGAGCCCACCGAGTTCTGCTCCCTGCACGGGACCAGTACCATGGACCGGCTGCTGCGGCCGTTCTCATGGATGGGCGATCTCTTCTGA
- the nuoE gene encoding NADH-quinone oxidoreductase subunit NuoE — protein sequence MQGLSPSARLRIEELSARYPRKRSALIPSLQIAQEEAGYISEEIMVEIARMMELSPNEVREVVSFYSLLHQKPVGRYVIQVCTNISCQLCDAEGILRHLRRRLGVGPGETTPDMKYTLLEVECLGSCGTSPVMQVNDEYHENLTPEKIDCILDGLP from the coding sequence ATGCAGGGACTTTCGCCATCGGCGCGGCTCAGGATCGAGGAACTGTCGGCCAGATACCCCCGGAAACGGTCCGCCCTGATCCCCTCGCTTCAGATCGCCCAGGAGGAAGCGGGATACATCTCCGAGGAGATCATGGTCGAAATCGCCCGCATGATGGAGTTGTCGCCCAACGAGGTCCGGGAGGTTGTCAGCTTCTACTCCCTGCTCCACCAGAAACCGGTGGGCCGGTACGTTATCCAGGTGTGCACCAACATCTCCTGCCAGTTGTGCGACGCCGAGGGAATCCTCCGCCACCTCCGCCGCAGGCTGGGAGTCGGACCGGGGGAAACGACCCCGGACATGAAATACACGCTCCTGGAAGTGGAATGCCTGGGATCCTGCGGTACGAGCCCCGTCATGCAGGTCAACGACGAGTACCACGAAAATCTCACGCCGGAAAAAATCGATTGCATCCTGGACGGCCTGCCCTAA
- a CDS encoding NADH-quinone oxidoreductase subunit J, translated as METLVFYLFGGIALLAAVSVVAQKRVFYSALSLILCLGSVAVLFLALEAPFIAAVQIIVYAGAIMVMVLFVIMMLDPFSAAAARDKRRRLTCLAAALGLVALVVMFTLMRAHDPAALPVDAGGVPLAAAPVSRLGQLLFTRFLIPFEATSILILVAIMGVVVLARKRS; from the coding sequence ATGGAGACCCTGGTTTTTTACCTGTTCGGCGGAATCGCCCTGCTCGCCGCCGTGAGCGTGGTGGCGCAGAAGAGGGTCTTCTATTCCGCCCTTTCGCTCATCCTCTGCCTCGGCTCGGTCGCCGTCCTCTTCCTCGCGCTGGAGGCGCCCTTTATCGCCGCCGTCCAGATCATCGTCTACGCGGGCGCCATCATGGTGATGGTTCTTTTCGTCATCATGATGCTGGACCCGTTTTCGGCCGCCGCCGCGCGGGACAAGCGCCGGCGCCTGACCTGCCTGGCCGCCGCGCTGGGACTCGTGGCCCTCGTCGTGATGTTCACCCTGATGCGGGCGCACGATCCGGCGGCGCTCCCCGTCGACGCGGGCGGGGTCCCGCTCGCCGCGGCCCCGGTCAGCCGGCTGGGTCAGCTGCTCTTCACCCGGTTCCTGATCCCCTTCGAGGCCACGTCGATCCTGATCCTGGTCGCCATCATGGGCGTCGTCGTGCTGGCCCGGAAGCGATCGTGA
- the nuoK gene encoding NADH-quinone oxidoreductase subunit NuoK has protein sequence METMNPYLVLSLLLFLVGTTGFIVKKNVLAMFLCVELMLNAANLAFVAFARDLGHLQGQIFVFLVMVVAAAEAAVGLAIMIVLYRRRQTLNPDDADTMKG, from the coding sequence ATGGAGACCATGAACCCCTACCTCGTCCTCAGCCTTCTCCTCTTTCTCGTGGGGACCACGGGCTTCATCGTCAAGAAGAACGTCCTGGCGATGTTCCTGTGTGTCGAGCTGATGCTCAACGCCGCGAACCTCGCCTTCGTCGCCTTCGCACGCGACCTCGGCCATCTCCAGGGGCAGATCTTCGTCTTCCTGGTCATGGTCGTGGCGGCGGCCGAGGCCGCCGTGGGCCTCGCGATCATGATCGTCCTCTACCGTCGGCGCCAGACCCTGAACCCGGACGATGCGGACACCATGAAAGGTTAA
- the nuoL gene encoding NADH-quinone oxidoreductase subunit L — MMTELLWLLPLVPLAGAAATGLLGRRLPKRAVTLVACGASGAAFVLALAAFLELLSLAPGDRRIERELFTWIAAGDFTAKAALLLDPLSAVMTLVVTGVGFIIHIYSIGYMRAQEGYYRFFAYMNLFLFSMLVLVLAGNFLLMFVGWEGVGLCSYLLIGYDFHRPAAADAGKKAFIVNRIGDFGFILGILLVFLTFGDLGFGRVFGEIAAAPSRFPPEAGIGVLTAIALLLFVGAMGKSAQIPLHVWLPDAMEGPTPVSALIHAATMVTAGVYMVVRCAPLFSRAPVALDVVLVVGSATALMAATIGLAQTDIKRVLAYSTVSQLGFMFMAAGAGAFSAGIFHLMTHAFFKALLFLGAGSVIHALAGEQDLRRMGGLRRRIPVTFWTMLVAALAISGIFPLAGFFSKDEILWAAWAGGHPAVWILGLLTAGLTGLYMFRLIFLAFFGEPRHAEGAHPHESPPSMTGPLVALALLSAAGGFIGLPAWLGANRFARFLEPSLSLAHRGEAPHFSHALEFAFAALSVAVALAGIFAAHRIYLARPGAAGRIAARWGAIHRLLRDRYRFDEFYDRAVVRPLLGLSERTLWLRVDVGVIDRCVNGAGSSMVSLGALLRGMQNGLIRSYAAWIVAGMAAVLLYLSLLRS, encoded by the coding sequence ATGATGACCGAACTCCTCTGGCTCCTACCGCTCGTTCCCCTGGCCGGCGCGGCCGCCACCGGCCTCCTCGGGCGGCGGCTCCCGAAGCGGGCCGTGACGCTCGTGGCCTGCGGCGCCTCGGGCGCCGCCTTCGTCCTGGCCCTGGCCGCGTTCCTGGAACTGCTCTCCCTGGCCCCCGGGGACCGGCGCATCGAGCGGGAGCTGTTCACCTGGATCGCGGCGGGCGATTTCACGGCGAAGGCCGCCCTCCTGCTCGACCCGCTGTCGGCCGTCATGACGCTGGTGGTCACGGGCGTCGGCTTCATCATCCACATCTATTCGATCGGCTACATGCGGGCCCAAGAGGGGTACTATCGCTTCTTCGCCTACATGAACCTCTTTCTCTTCTCGATGCTGGTCCTGGTCCTGGCCGGCAACTTCCTCCTGATGTTCGTCGGGTGGGAGGGGGTCGGCCTCTGCTCCTACCTCCTGATCGGCTATGACTTCCACCGGCCCGCGGCGGCCGATGCCGGGAAGAAGGCCTTCATCGTCAACCGGATCGGCGATTTCGGGTTCATCCTCGGAATCCTCCTGGTCTTTCTGACCTTCGGGGACCTCGGTTTCGGCCGGGTGTTCGGGGAAATCGCGGCGGCCCCCTCGCGCTTTCCCCCCGAGGCCGGGATCGGCGTCCTGACCGCCATCGCCCTGCTGCTCTTCGTGGGCGCCATGGGCAAGAGCGCCCAGATTCCGCTCCATGTCTGGCTCCCCGACGCCATGGAGGGGCCGACGCCCGTCAGCGCGCTGATCCACGCCGCGACCATGGTCACGGCGGGGGTCTACATGGTCGTCCGCTGCGCCCCCCTGTTCAGCCGCGCCCCCGTCGCCCTCGACGTCGTCCTCGTCGTCGGCTCCGCCACCGCCCTCATGGCCGCCACGATCGGGCTCGCGCAGACGGACATCAAGCGGGTGCTCGCCTATTCGACCGTCAGCCAGCTCGGGTTCATGTTCATGGCCGCGGGGGCGGGCGCCTTTTCGGCCGGCATCTTCCACCTGATGACGCACGCCTTCTTCAAGGCCCTCCTCTTCCTCGGGGCCGGGAGCGTGATCCACGCCCTGGCGGGCGAACAGGACCTCCGGCGCATGGGGGGGCTCCGCCGCCGCATCCCGGTCACCTTCTGGACGATGCTCGTGGCCGCGCTGGCCATCAGCGGCATCTTTCCGCTGGCGGGGTTCTTCAGCAAGGACGAGATCCTATGGGCGGCCTGGGCCGGCGGCCACCCCGCCGTCTGGATCCTCGGCCTGCTGACGGCGGGCCTGACCGGCCTGTACATGTTCCGGCTGATCTTTCTCGCGTTTTTCGGCGAGCCGCGGCACGCGGAAGGGGCGCACCCGCACGAGTCCCCCCCCAGCATGACCGGGCCCCTGGTGGCGCTCGCGCTCCTGTCCGCCGCGGGGGGCTTCATCGGGCTCCCCGCCTGGCTCGGGGCCAACCGGTTCGCCCGCTTCCTGGAGCCCTCCCTTTCCCTGGCCCACCGGGGGGAGGCGCCCCATTTTTCCCACGCCCTGGAGTTCGCCTTCGCGGCGCTGTCGGTCGCGGTGGCGCTGGCCGGCATCTTCGCCGCGCACCGGATCTACCTCGCGCGCCCCGGGGCGGCGGGCCGGATCGCCGCCCGCTGGGGCGCCATCCACCGCCTGCTCCGGGACAGGTACCGTTTCGACGAGTTCTATGACCGGGCCGTCGTCCGCCCGCTGCTCGGCCTCTCGGAGCGGACGCTCTGGCTGCGGGTGGACGTCGGGGTGATCGACCGCTGTGTCAACGGCGCGGGCTCGTCGATGGTGAGCCTCGGCGCCCTTCTCAGGGGGATGCAGAACGGCCTGATCCGGAGTTACGCCGCCTGGATCGTTGCGGGGATGGCGGCGGTCCTCCTCTACCTGTCACTGCTGCGGAGCTGA
- a CDS encoding NADH-quinone oxidoreductase subunit M, with amino-acid sequence MDVPFILSWITYLPAACALLLFALPRGSGRALRWVALSGSLAAFVLSLHLVFHFDASSARMQFEESVSWIRFPAFGIRHHLGVDGISLFLVLLTTFLTPLVLLSAWRSVTRRVRSFLACILLLETGMIGVFCALDLVLFYVFWEVMLIPMYFLIGIWGGERRLYAAVKFILYTMAGSLLMLVGILYLFFAAGGDTFSLAELAARLESGELGWTSREELWLFLAFGLAFAIKVPLFPLHTWLPDAHVEAPTAGSVILAGVLLKMGTYGLLRFCLPLFPGAALALAPAVSVLAIIGILYGALVAMVQPDLKKLVAYSSVSHMGLVVLGIFTFTTPGLEGALVQMVGHGLSTGALFLLVGMLYERRHTRRIADFGGVAHTSPVLAAAFLVVTLSSIALPGLNGFVGEVLILVGSFSRSKTFGTLAALGMVLGAVYMLRMYQRVFWGPRNPANTGMGDIGTRERILLLPILLLMLWIGVYPPPFLRRMDASVAGVLRRVESARAPGGSYRVDFIDTRSTPGEETK; translated from the coding sequence ATGGATGTCCCGTTCATCCTTTCCTGGATCACCTACCTGCCGGCCGCCTGCGCGCTGTTGCTGTTCGCCCTCCCGCGCGGATCCGGCCGGGCGCTGCGGTGGGTCGCCCTCTCGGGTTCCCTGGCCGCGTTCGTCCTCTCGCTCCACCTGGTGTTCCATTTCGACGCGTCCTCGGCCCGGATGCAGTTCGAGGAATCCGTCTCCTGGATCCGTTTCCCGGCCTTCGGGATCCGCCACCATCTCGGCGTCGACGGCATCAGCCTCTTTCTGGTGCTCCTCACGACCTTTTTGACCCCCCTGGTGCTCCTCTCCGCCTGGAGATCGGTCACGCGGCGGGTCCGGTCGTTCCTCGCCTGTATCCTCCTGCTCGAAACCGGCATGATCGGCGTCTTCTGCGCGCTCGACCTGGTGCTCTTCTACGTGTTCTGGGAGGTCATGCTGATCCCGATGTACTTCCTGATCGGGATCTGGGGGGGGGAGCGGCGGCTCTACGCGGCGGTCAAGTTCATCCTCTACACCATGGCCGGGTCGCTCCTGATGCTGGTCGGGATCCTGTACCTCTTCTTCGCCGCGGGGGGGGACACCTTCAGCCTGGCCGAACTCGCCGCCCGGCTGGAATCGGGGGAGCTCGGGTGGACCTCCCGCGAGGAGCTCTGGCTCTTCCTGGCGTTCGGTCTCGCCTTCGCCATCAAGGTCCCCCTCTTCCCCCTGCACACCTGGCTCCCGGACGCCCACGTGGAGGCGCCGACGGCGGGATCGGTCATCCTGGCGGGAGTGCTGCTGAAGATGGGGACCTACGGCCTACTCCGCTTCTGCCTCCCGCTCTTCCCCGGCGCCGCCCTGGCCCTCGCGCCCGCCGTCTCGGTCCTCGCCATCATCGGCATCCTCTACGGCGCCCTGGTCGCCATGGTGCAGCCCGACCTGAAGAAGCTGGTGGCCTACTCCTCGGTCAGCCACATGGGGCTGGTGGTTCTCGGCATCTTCACCTTCACCACCCCGGGGCTCGAAGGGGCCCTCGTCCAGATGGTGGGTCACGGCCTGTCGACGGGCGCGCTGTTTCTGCTGGTCGGGATGCTGTACGAGCGCCGGCACACGCGCCGGATCGCCGACTTCGGCGGCGTCGCGCACACGAGCCCGGTGCTGGCCGCGGCGTTTCTGGTGGTGACGCTGTCGTCGATCGCGCTCCCCGGCCTGAACGGGTTCGTGGGGGAGGTCCTGATCCTGGTGGGGAGTTTCAGCCGCAGCAAGACCTTCGGGACGCTGGCGGCCCTGGGCATGGTGCTGGGGGCCGTCTACATGCTCCGGATGTACCAGCGGGTCTTCTGGGGACCCAGGAACCCGGCCAATACGGGCATGGGCGACATCGGGACCCGGGAAAGGATCCTCCTGCTGCCCATCCTCCTCCTGATGCTCTGGATCGGCGTCTACCCCCCGCCGTTCCTCAGGCGCATGGACGCGTCCGTCGCCGGGGTCCTCCGGCGGGTGGAAAGCGCGCGGGCGCCGGGGGGGAGTTATCGCGTGGACTTCATCGACACCCGCAGCACGCCGGGCGAAGAGACGAAATGA